In the genome of Spirochaetae bacterium HGW-Spirochaetae-1, one region contains:
- a CDS encoding two-component system response regulator, which produces MSEGEIKVLVIDDEKMVSNILRDFLEDEDFTVEIAQSGSEALEKIRANSYDAAVVDMTLNDMDGDKLIKKALAIDSCLLCLIHTGAVDYTISTELADLGISDEHIFFKPIHDMTDLSNRIRSLLKER; this is translated from the coding sequence ATGAGTGAAGGTGAAATCAAGGTCCTCGTCATTGATGATGAGAAAATGGTGAGCAACATACTGAGAGATTTCCTCGAAGATGAGGATTTTACCGTAGAGATAGCGCAGAGCGGCTCGGAGGCCCTGGAAAAGATCAGGGCAAATTCCTACGACGCCGCCGTTGTAGATATGACTCTTAATGATATGGATGGCGACAAGCTTATCAAGAAAGCTCTGGCGATAGACTCCTGTCTGCTCTGTCTCATACATACCGGTGCCGTCGATTATACCATTTCTACTGAACTGGCCGACCTTGGGATATCGGATGAGCATATATTTTTTAAACCCATCCATGATATGACGGACCTCAGTAATCGCATCAGATCCCTCTTGAAGGAGCGTTGA
- a CDS encoding acetyl-CoA hydrolase — protein MARNSERRWLDKWKNKYPEKFAPEEDIFSNIHRGDRIFISTACGEPQYLIKALSNYVDSNPKAFAETEVMHVWSLGVAPYSDEKFSYNFRHNSFFVADATRDSVNAGMADYTPIFLSNIPGLINSGRITIDVALIQTSPPDEHGLVSLGISVDITKSAIENARIIIAQINENMPRVHGDTFLDMRAIDYIVPFDEELLEYNPRVPGDVAQEIGRYVSKLINDGDTIQLGYGSLPNAILNNLAVKKNLGVHSELLTDSMVELIQQGVINNSRKSLNRGKTVASFCMASRKTYEFLNDNPLIEFRPIDYTNNPLNIAQLDNMTAINAALQIDLTGQSTSESINSTFYSGIGGHADFMRGAILAPGGKTILVLQSTARNGEVSRIVPFLDSGAGVTLNRGDIRYVVTEFGIAYIHGKNIRERAMDLIAIAHPKFRPWLIDEAKRLRIIYHDQAFIPGKKGEYPEHLETIRTTRSGMQINLRPVKMNDEPLIKDFFYALSDKSLQRRFMTIRRDVPHKMRQEFVIIDYTIEMTILATLESAGKEIVVGLGQTINEEHTHTAEVAFAVRDDFQNNGIGTELLNYLTVLAKKEGLLGFTADVLTENRPMLHVFENHFPALEKKIEDGVYNLTMRFMENRVSRREQMLSAV, from the coding sequence ATGGCCCGAAATTCTGAACGAAGGTGGCTCGACAAATGGAAAAACAAATACCCTGAGAAATTCGCTCCCGAAGAGGATATCTTCAGCAATATCCATCGCGGCGACCGCATTTTTATCAGCACCGCGTGCGGCGAACCCCAGTACCTCATCAAGGCCCTGAGTAACTATGTTGATTCCAATCCCAAGGCATTCGCCGAAACTGAGGTCATGCATGTATGGTCCCTGGGTGTGGCGCCCTACTCCGATGAAAAGTTCAGCTATAACTTCAGGCATAATTCGTTTTTCGTGGCCGATGCCACCAGAGATTCCGTGAACGCCGGCATGGCGGATTACACTCCCATTTTTCTCTCCAATATACCTGGCCTTATAAACAGCGGCCGAATCACCATTGACGTGGCCCTCATTCAGACATCCCCGCCCGATGAACATGGCCTCGTGAGCCTGGGCATAAGCGTGGATATCACCAAGTCGGCCATCGAAAACGCCAGAATAATTATTGCGCAGATCAATGAAAACATGCCCAGGGTCCACGGGGACACTTTTCTCGACATGAGAGCCATTGATTACATAGTCCCCTTTGACGAGGAGCTCCTGGAGTACAACCCCCGGGTTCCGGGAGACGTGGCACAGGAGATAGGCCGCTATGTATCAAAACTTATCAATGACGGTGACACCATTCAGCTGGGGTACGGCAGCTTGCCCAACGCCATTCTTAATAATCTTGCAGTTAAAAAAAACCTGGGAGTCCATTCAGAGTTGCTCACGGACTCCATGGTGGAACTGATTCAACAGGGCGTAATCAATAACTCCCGTAAATCCCTTAACAGGGGCAAGACCGTGGCATCGTTCTGCATGGCGTCGCGGAAAACCTATGAATTTCTCAACGACAATCCCCTTATCGAATTCAGGCCCATTGACTATACGAATAATCCCCTGAATATCGCTCAGCTGGATAACATGACTGCCATCAACGCCGCACTGCAGATAGACCTGACAGGCCAGTCCACATCGGAGTCCATCAACAGCACATTCTACAGCGGCATCGGCGGGCATGCCGATTTCATGCGCGGAGCGATCCTGGCTCCCGGCGGAAAGACCATCTTGGTCCTCCAGTCAACGGCCAGAAACGGCGAGGTTTCCCGTATTGTTCCTTTCCTGGACAGCGGCGCCGGCGTGACACTTAACAGGGGCGATATCCGCTACGTGGTAACGGAGTTTGGCATTGCCTACATCCACGGTAAAAATATCCGCGAGCGCGCCATGGACCTTATAGCCATAGCACATCCGAAATTCCGGCCCTGGCTTATCGATGAAGCAAAACGTCTCAGGATCATTTACCATGATCAGGCCTTCATTCCAGGGAAAAAAGGCGAATATCCCGAACATCTTGAGACCATCAGGACAACGCGTTCGGGGATGCAGATCAATCTGCGCCCCGTAAAAATGAACGATGAACCCCTTATCAAGGATTTCTTTTATGCCCTGTCCGACAAAAGCCTGCAGCGCCGGTTCATGACCATACGCAGGGACGTCCCCCACAAGATGAGGCAGGAATTTGTTATCATCGACTACACTATTGAGATGACTATTCTTGCCACGCTGGAAAGTGCGGGAAAGGAAATCGTCGTCGGGCTTGGACAGACCATCAATGAAGAACACACGCACACGGCCGAGGTGGCCTTTGCCGTCAGGGATGACTTTCAGAACAACGGCATCGGTACGGAACTCCTGAATTATCTCACCGTACTCGCCAAGAAAGAAGGGCTACTGGGCTTTACCGCCGACGTCCTGACCGAAAACAGGCCTATGCTCCATGTCTTTGAAAACCATTTTCCCGCCCTGGAGAAAAAAATTGAGGACGGCGTATATAACCTCACCATGCGTTTCATGGAAAACCGCGTATCCAGGCGAGAGCAGATGCTTTCGGCTGTCTGA
- a CDS encoding acyltransferase, producing the protein MFRRRIAGVKIYHPAKISGISNIEFGKNIIIDSFTYIYANKRLVIGNNVHIASFVFISGGDVIEIGDFVGLFQGSKIYASTDDFKDWGFGNPTIDEKYRNPYRAPVSIGRFVSVGANSVILPGVTIGEGAAIGAGSTITKNLEPWGIYLNNKKIGERNREGVLANYERYLGESGKK; encoded by the coding sequence ATGTTCAGACGCAGAATTGCCGGCGTAAAAATCTATCACCCTGCCAAGATCAGCGGTATAAGTAATATTGAATTCGGCAAAAATATCATCATCGACAGCTTCACCTATATCTATGCCAATAAAAGGCTGGTTATAGGCAATAATGTGCATATCGCCAGTTTTGTCTTTATCAGCGGGGGGGATGTTATTGAAATCGGTGATTTCGTCGGGCTTTTCCAGGGAAGCAAAATCTACGCCAGTACCGATGATTTCAAGGACTGGGGATTCGGCAATCCCACAATCGATGAGAAATACCGGAATCCCTACCGTGCCCCGGTTTCAATCGGACGATTTGTATCCGTGGGGGCCAACAGCGTAATCCTGCCGGGAGTGACTATTGGAGAAGGTGCCGCCATCGGGGCTGGCTCCACCATCACAAAAAACCTTGAGCCGTGGGGCATCTATCTCAACAACAAAAAAATAGGTGAACGAAACCGGGAAGGGGTGCTGGCCAATTATGAACGCTATCTCGGCGAATCGGGTAAAAAGTAA
- a CDS encoding DNA-binding response regulator, protein MAKIVLVEDHPIFRKGLAQLINNEKDMTVCGESEDSVEALRIVKELEPDLVIVDITLKDRNGIELIKDIKIRFPEMKIIVISMHDEKIYAERALRAGAKGYIMKQEAPETILKAIHHVLNNNVYVSNDIATRIFNLFFDGRAKEDNNPVNQLTDRELEIFQLIGQGFGTRQIASKLHISVKTVENHRAHIKEKLNLKSAIELVQQATLWLQRNQTT, encoded by the coding sequence ATCGCGAAAATAGTCCTGGTCGAGGACCACCCCATTTTCAGAAAGGGGCTGGCACAGCTCATCAATAATGAAAAGGACATGACCGTCTGCGGCGAATCCGAGGACTCCGTCGAGGCCCTCCGCATAGTAAAGGAACTGGAGCCCGATCTCGTTATCGTCGATATCACGCTAAAGGACAGGAACGGCATCGAGCTTATAAAGGATATAAAGATCCGCTTCCCGGAAATGAAAATTATCGTTATATCAATGCATGATGAAAAAATTTATGCCGAGAGGGCGCTCCGGGCCGGGGCCAAGGGCTATATAATGAAACAGGAAGCCCCGGAAACAATCCTCAAGGCCATCCACCATGTCCTGAACAACAATGTCTACGTGAGTAACGATATAGCCACGAGGATATTCAATCTTTTCTTCGACGGCCGCGCCAAAGAGGACAATAATCCCGTCAACCAGCTCACCGACCGGGAGCTGGAGATATTTCAACTCATCGGACAGGGCTTCGGAACGCGGCAGATAGCCAGCAAGCTTCATATCAGTGTAAAAACCGTGGAGAATCACCGGGCACACATAAAGGAGAAACTGAATCTGAAAAGCGCTATTGAACTGGTACAGCAGGCAACGCTATGGCTCCAGAGAAATCAGACAACTTAA
- a CDS encoding acetoin utilization protein AcuC: MKQGMHILFYSDELASFQYSATHPFKPGRARQLMDLLNRYALMYEPNQKILMPEPLDEKLLLLFHERRYIDLLKKCNSGEFNLEMLEAGIGNPDNPVMPGMLDFALKASGGTWQGAMMLLNGEARFVFNPLGGFHHAGRNYAEGFCYINDIAIAIQECVNRGKKVAYIDIDAHHGNGVQDAFYSSDKVLTISLHESGKTLYPWSGFEDETGIKDGEGYNVNIPFMENSDDEVYLYAFRELVPPLLERFNADLIFVEVGGDAHREDPLAHLNLTSNAYKEIIQTINGLSDRIIATGGGGYNVFKTASLWALAWSLFCDIEPEDNFAGSVGGMMFGPEAHSGSLNDAPFTITGSTKEQCMDHARKVTAFLKENIPLLKS, from the coding sequence ATGAAACAGGGAATGCACATACTCTTCTATTCCGACGAACTGGCCTCATTCCAGTACAGCGCGACCCATCCCTTCAAACCGGGCAGGGCCCGTCAGCTCATGGATCTCCTGAATCGCTATGCCCTCATGTATGAGCCTAACCAGAAAATTCTGATGCCCGAACCCCTCGATGAAAAACTGCTCCTCCTTTTTCATGAACGGCGTTATATTGACCTGCTTAAAAAATGCAACAGCGGTGAATTCAACCTGGAGATGCTCGAAGCCGGCATAGGCAATCCCGACAATCCCGTCATGCCGGGAATGCTGGATTTCGCCCTGAAGGCCTCGGGAGGCACATGGCAGGGGGCCATGATGCTTCTCAACGGCGAGGCCCGCTTCGTGTTCAATCCCCTGGGAGGCTTCCACCATGCCGGCCGCAACTATGCCGAGGGTTTCTGCTACATCAATGATATCGCCATTGCCATCCAGGAATGCGTCAACCGGGGAAAAAAGGTCGCCTATATAGACATCGATGCCCATCACGGCAACGGGGTCCAGGATGCTTTTTATTCATCGGACAAAGTGCTGACTATTTCGCTCCATGAATCGGGAAAAACCCTCTATCCCTGGAGCGGTTTCGAGGATGAGACGGGGATAAAAGATGGCGAGGGTTACAATGTTAACATTCCCTTTATGGAAAACAGCGACGACGAGGTGTACCTTTATGCCTTTCGCGAACTGGTACCGCCCCTTCTCGAGCGGTTCAATGCAGACCTGATCTTCGTGGAGGTGGGAGGTGACGCACACCGCGAGGACCCCCTGGCGCACCTCAACCTTACAAGCAATGCCTACAAGGAAATCATACAGACTATAAACGGCCTCTCGGACCGCATTATTGCTACGGGCGGCGGCGGCTATAACGTCTTTAAAACAGCATCTCTGTGGGCCCTGGCCTGGTCCCTTTTCTGCGACATCGAGCCCGAGGACAACTTCGCCGGAAGCGTTGGCGGCATGATGTTCGGCCCCGAAGCACATTCGGGTTCCCTCAATGATGCACCCTTCACGATCACAGGCAGCACAAAGGAACAGTGCATGGACCATGCCCGTAAGGTAACCGCTTTCCTGAAAGAGAATATCCCCCTGCTCAAATCCTGA
- a CDS encoding CoA-binding protein — MSLKTIFPPWRKKLRTAYITSPCVSWKTAYPGESRCFRLSDVPSGGGTMDSMNTMKYMFEPSSVAVIGASAQPGKIGYSVVRNLKEGGFGGNIYPINPRGGEIIGIKSYADISDVAGPIDVASICVPARLVFDAVKACADKGVKIVQIISSGFSEIGEFEMEERITAYARDKGTRVLGPNIFGAYSGAANCNATFSATKIVHGNVAILTQSGALGIAMIGKTAVTGMGLSAMVSLGNKADIDEADCLSYVVSDSNTRVILIYIEGIKKGERFIEALKNATAIKPVIILKSGRSKRGAMAAASHTGSLAGSDEIFDAIVRQCGALRAESLEEAFNWCKFLASSPLPRGDNCVIVTNGGGIGVMATDACEKYGIDLFDDQETLKSVFEDSTPAFGSTKNPIDITGGAASAEYTAALSAPAEHDAIHSTIALYCETATFDSENLTPMIRGTYKKHLASGKPAVYALVGGSAIDESMRALKQENIPVYSDVDQAVSSLSVSYRYRHYLAERSDTVDWAHVNTSRIDQIINGVRHDGRSFLLSDEGAAVMQSAEIPIPSSRIAHNLDQAVNFADDLGYPLVMKVVSRDILHKSDAGGVALNLLARNEVIDAYEAIIQNCKNYNAAARIDGIEVTQMVQAGTELIIGARRDPSFGPVVMCGLGGIYVEIMKDVVFRALPLNRREIRSMLEDIKSFPLLMGVRGEAQKDIDSIIDAILKVGTILYRCPGITDIEINPVMVYEQNKGLKAVDTRILISNAKEEHL; from the coding sequence ATGTCTTTGAAAACCATTTTCCCGCCCTGGAGAAAAAAATTGAGGACGGCGTATATAACCTCACCATGCGTTTCATGGAAAACCGCGTATCCAGGCGAGAGCAGATGCTTTCGGCTGTCTGATGTACCGTCCGGAGGAGGGACCATGGATTCAATGAACACCATGAAATATATGTTTGAACCGTCAAGCGTTGCCGTTATCGGAGCATCCGCACAGCCCGGGAAAATCGGGTATAGCGTTGTCCGTAACCTCAAAGAGGGCGGTTTCGGGGGGAACATATATCCCATTAATCCACGGGGCGGGGAAATTATCGGCATTAAATCCTATGCAGATATAAGCGATGTCGCAGGCCCCATTGACGTTGCTTCCATATGTGTGCCTGCACGATTGGTCTTCGATGCCGTTAAGGCATGCGCCGATAAAGGCGTCAAAATAGTCCAGATCATAAGCTCGGGTTTTTCCGAAATAGGAGAATTCGAGATGGAAGAGCGCATCACCGCCTATGCCCGGGACAAGGGGACGCGGGTACTGGGTCCCAACATTTTCGGCGCCTACTCCGGTGCGGCCAACTGCAATGCCACCTTTTCCGCGACAAAAATAGTCCATGGCAACGTTGCCATATTGACACAGAGCGGTGCCCTGGGAATCGCCATGATAGGAAAGACCGCCGTGACCGGCATGGGCCTTTCAGCCATGGTATCCCTGGGAAATAAGGCCGATATAGACGAGGCCGATTGTCTCAGCTACGTCGTATCGGACAGCAACACCAGGGTTATTCTCATATATATTGAAGGCATTAAAAAAGGAGAACGATTCATCGAGGCCCTGAAAAATGCCACGGCTATAAAGCCCGTGATCATTCTGAAGTCGGGGCGATCCAAAAGGGGGGCCATGGCCGCCGCGTCCCATACCGGTTCACTCGCCGGTTCCGACGAGATATTCGACGCCATCGTTCGGCAATGCGGAGCGCTCCGGGCCGAGAGTCTGGAGGAGGCCTTCAACTGGTGCAAATTTCTTGCCAGTTCCCCGCTTCCCCGGGGAGACAACTGCGTCATCGTTACCAACGGCGGCGGTATCGGAGTTATGGCCACCGACGCCTGCGAGAAATACGGCATCGATCTCTTCGACGACCAGGAAACGCTTAAAAGCGTATTTGAGGACTCAACACCGGCCTTCGGTTCCACCAAAAATCCCATTGATATTACAGGCGGAGCAGCATCGGCGGAGTATACCGCAGCGCTCAGCGCTCCGGCGGAACACGATGCCATTCACAGCACCATCGCCCTGTACTGTGAAACGGCCACATTCGATTCGGAAAATCTCACCCCCATGATTCGCGGCACCTATAAAAAGCACCTGGCTTCGGGAAAACCCGCCGTGTATGCCCTGGTGGGCGGTTCGGCAATAGATGAGTCTATGCGTGCGCTGAAACAGGAAAATATCCCCGTTTACAGCGATGTGGACCAGGCCGTATCCTCCCTGTCCGTTTCCTATCGCTACCGTCACTATCTGGCGGAACGCAGTGATACCGTTGACTGGGCCCATGTCAACACGTCCAGGATCGATCAGATAATAAACGGAGTCCGGCATGACGGGCGTAGTTTTCTTCTCTCCGATGAAGGAGCAGCGGTCATGCAGTCGGCCGAAATTCCCATTCCCTCGAGCAGGATAGCCCATAACCTGGATCAGGCCGTCAACTTTGCCGATGACCTGGGATATCCCCTGGTCATGAAGGTGGTGTCACGGGACATCCTTCATAAAAGTGATGCCGGGGGTGTGGCCCTGAATCTGCTCGCCAGGAATGAAGTCATCGACGCTTATGAAGCCATAATCCAGAACTGTAAAAACTACAATGCCGCGGCCAGGATCGACGGCATCGAGGTGACACAGATGGTCCAGGCCGGGACCGAGCTTATCATCGGCGCTCGCCGGGACCCCTCTTTCGGGCCCGTTGTCATGTGCGGACTGGGAGGCATCTACGTAGAGATCATGAAAGATGTTGTATTCAGGGCCCTGCCCCTGAACAGGCGGGAGATACGGTCCATGCTGGAGGATATCAAATCCTTTCCGCTTCTCATGGGCGTCCGGGGAGAGGCACAGAAAGATATTGACTCCATCATCGACGCCATACTGAAAGTGGGAACCATCCTTTACCGTTGTCCCGGAATCACCGATATAGAAATTAATCCGGTCATGGTCTATGAACAGAATAAAGGATTAAAGGCCGTTGACACCCGTATATTAATCAGCAACGCAAAGGAGGAGCATCTATGA
- the msrB gene encoding peptide-methionine (R)-S-oxide reductase — translation MRKAALMLLILLAIGLTRCDMKKETRHMDATDETVTVYDMETGSMKAVKKIEKSDAEWKTLLPQEQFDVLRRGGTECAFTGEYDAMNKKGIYRCAACGNDLFRSDDKFHSGTGWPSFTQAVNNGNVTLREDRSHGMVRNEVLCAVCGGHLGHVFNDGPAPTGNRFCMNSAAMKFFPEKE, via the coding sequence ATGAGAAAAGCTGCATTAATGCTGCTGATACTGCTGGCCATTGGCCTGACGAGGTGCGATATGAAAAAGGAGACCAGGCACATGGATGCCACGGATGAAACCGTAACGGTGTATGATATGGAAACGGGGTCTATGAAGGCCGTGAAGAAAATAGAGAAATCCGACGCGGAATGGAAGACCCTTCTTCCCCAGGAGCAGTTTGATGTTTTGCGGCGCGGTGGTACGGAATGCGCCTTTACCGGTGAGTATGATGCGATGAACAAAAAGGGAATATACCGGTGCGCGGCCTGCGGCAACGACCTGTTCCGGTCCGATGACAAGTTTCATTCCGGCACGGGCTGGCCCAGCTTCACACAGGCAGTCAATAACGGCAATGTGACCCTTCGGGAAGACCGCTCTCACGGCATGGTGCGCAATGAGGTCCTCTGCGCCGTGTGCGGAGGGCACCTGGGCCATGTCTTTAATGACGGCCCGGCCCCCACGGGTAATCGATTCTGCATGAACTCGGCGGCGATGAAGTTTTTTCCGGAAAAAGAATAA
- a CDS encoding carboxylate--amine ligase, with translation MKKILQNAIQNNQKALSEYESKLVIREAGIAITTEYLAQTREEAVARASAMGYPVVLKGCSHTLMHKTESGMVMLNLSSDDDVARAYDDIINRSPSLEGVLVQEMIKGNREFVIGMTRDPNFGPCIMFGLGGIFTEVLKDISFRIAPLTHDDALEMINELKTRELLDEFRGSPAVDKEALAQALVGLGNLACEHDEIAEIDINPLIIAGNRPVAVDALVILKNAKGQD, from the coding sequence ATGAAGAAAATATTGCAGAATGCAATTCAGAACAACCAGAAAGCACTCTCCGAATATGAATCAAAACTGGTGATCCGCGAGGCCGGAATAGCCATTACCACGGAATACCTGGCTCAAACCAGGGAAGAGGCGGTTGCCCGGGCCTCTGCCATGGGATACCCCGTTGTTCTGAAAGGATGCTCCCATACGCTCATGCATAAGACAGAATCCGGCATGGTCATGCTGAATCTGAGCAGTGATGATGATGTGGCCCGCGCCTATGATGATATTATCAACCGCAGTCCCTCGCTGGAAGGAGTGCTGGTCCAGGAAATGATAAAGGGAAACCGGGAATTTGTCATCGGTATGACAAGGGATCCCAATTTCGGTCCCTGCATTATGTTCGGCCTGGGAGGAATCTTCACGGAAGTCCTGAAGGACATATCCTTCAGAATCGCCCCTCTCACCCATGATGATGCCCTGGAGATGATCAATGAACTGAAGACACGGGAACTGCTCGATGAATTCCGCGGCAGTCCCGCCGTTGACAAGGAAGCCCTGGCTCAGGCACTGGTGGGATTGGGCAATCTTGCCTGCGAACATGATGAGATTGCCGAAATAGACATCAATCCCCTTATCATTGCCGGTAACAGGCCCGTTGCCGTTGATGCCCTGGTTATTCTGAAAAACGCGAAAGGGCAGGACTAA
- a CDS encoding DUF503 domain-containing protein, whose amino-acid sequence MFIGLIHMDFRLEGCRSLKEKRSRMSGLRRRFGRMSHIALCESGYQDEHMKSRWSFVIVSLDRKGLDRAVNILEKEAEEIVDALLTGITREEL is encoded by the coding sequence ATGTTTATCGGGCTTATACACATGGATTTTCGTCTCGAAGGCTGTCGTTCCCTGAAGGAAAAACGAAGCCGTATGTCGGGACTCAGGAGGCGCTTCGGCAGGATGTCCCACATCGCCCTCTGTGAAAGCGGCTATCAGGACGAGCACATGAAGTCGCGGTGGTCCTTTGTCATCGTGTCCCTGGACAGGAAGGGACTTGACCGGGCCGTTAACATTCTGGAGAAAGAGGCGGAAGAAATAGTGGATGCCCTGTTGACCGGCATCACAAGGGAAGAGCTGTAA
- a CDS encoding twitching motility protein PilT: MYGVTIRFYEELNDFLDRSQRKIDIPFTFTGRRSIKDLIESFGIPHVEVDLILVNGESVDFDRIVEDGDRISVYPVFERLNIRSATRLRPHPLRQVRFVLDVHLRKLARRLRLLGFDVDYEAGRDDDELAFISDRDSRLLLTRDRQLLMRKIVDRGLYVRNTDSEKQVREVLDRLDIRDLCRPFSRCLECNGPMAVFDYEENRDVLERHVPPGVLEWCREYYRCGQCGKLYWKGSHYDRLEQVIEAIMNPDAPDGEDG; the protein is encoded by the coding sequence ATGTATGGCGTGACCATCCGTTTTTATGAGGAACTCAATGATTTCCTTGATCGTTCCCAGAGAAAAATAGACATACCTTTCACTTTCACCGGGAGGCGTTCAATAAAGGACCTCATTGAGTCCTTCGGGATACCCCATGTGGAGGTGGACCTGATCCTGGTGAACGGTGAGTCGGTTGACTTCGACCGCATTGTTGAGGACGGCGATAGAATAAGCGTGTATCCCGTGTTTGAGCGTCTCAATATACGGAGCGCGACACGGCTGCGGCCCCATCCTCTGCGGCAGGTTCGTTTTGTGCTGGATGTTCACCTGAGGAAACTGGCGCGTCGATTGCGTCTCCTGGGATTCGATGTGGATTACGAGGCGGGGCGCGATGATGATGAACTGGCCTTCATCTCGGACCGTGATTCGCGGCTTCTCCTCACCAGGGACCGTCAGCTCCTCATGCGTAAGATAGTGGACCGGGGGCTCTATGTACGGAACACGGATTCGGAAAAACAGGTGAGGGAGGTGCTGGACCGTCTGGATATCCGGGACCTGTGCAGGCCCTTCAGCCGGTGCCTGGAGTGCAATGGCCCCATGGCCGTGTTCGATTATGAAGAAAACCGTGATGTTCTTGAGCGCCATGTTCCCCCCGGTGTCCTGGAGTGGTGCCGTGAGTATTACCGGTGCGGGCAGTGCGGAAAATTGTACTGGAAGGGGAGTCACTATGATAGGCTGGAGCAAGTGATTGAAGCCATAATGAACCCCGATGCCCCGGATGGCGAGGATGGGTAG
- a CDS encoding glycosyltransferase — protein MGKERRLKIVMVADVYDGSRNGAMVSTERFVNLLRKKHEVTVLSTGKELPGKVVLPSFYVPIPGIRSIMEKTGFPFAWPKRELLEKAFTGADVIHIQFPFYLGIRALSIARKMGIPVVASFHVQPENMIYSLGIRSEYFLKILYRFFLKRMYNKVEAVICPSKFAESELKNFGLTTPSFVISNGIMPEFRPVKIKKDDSLKDKFIIYSVGRLAREKRHNLIMEAIMKSRHREYIQLVLAGKGPLIGQLIEQGKAMPVRPIIGYVSHADLIKYYNMADLYVHTSEVELESLTVLEAIACGLPVLIGDSKISAAQQFALNDAFIFSSGNSRDLADQIDYWFEHRNELAKASKDYFELSKRYRIEKSIEKLEYVYYEALSQGSVNRS, from the coding sequence ATGGGTAAAGAACGCCGGCTGAAAATAGTAATGGTTGCCGATGTTTATGACGGCTCCCGGAACGGCGCCATGGTTTCCACGGAGCGTTTCGTTAATCTGCTGCGAAAAAAACATGAGGTAACGGTTCTGTCCACAGGAAAAGAACTGCCGGGCAAGGTTGTTCTCCCCTCTTTTTACGTTCCCATACCGGGTATTCGAAGCATTATGGAGAAGACCGGCTTTCCCTTCGCATGGCCGAAACGGGAGCTTCTCGAAAAGGCCTTTACCGGTGCTGATGTTATTCACATACAGTTTCCCTTTTATCTTGGCATACGAGCTCTGTCCATTGCCCGGAAAATGGGCATCCCTGTTGTCGCTTCGTTTCATGTCCAGCCCGAGAACATGATTTACAGTCTGGGGATAAGGTCCGAGTATTTTCTTAAAATACTATACCGGTTTTTTCTGAAAAGAATGTATAATAAGGTGGAGGCGGTAATATGTCCCAGTAAGTTTGCTGAAAGTGAACTAAAAAATTTCGGCCTTACAACTCCCAGCTTTGTCATATCGAATGGCATAATGCCGGAATTCCGGCCGGTGAAAATAAAAAAGGATGATTCGCTCAAGGATAAATTTATCATATATTCAGTGGGAAGGCTGGCCAGGGAAAAACGACATAACCTGATCATGGAAGCAATCATGAAGTCCAGGCACAGGGAATACATACAACTCGTCCTGGCAGGAAAAGGGCCCCTTATAGGGCAGCTGATTGAACAGGGAAAAGCAATGCCCGTAAGGCCCATAATCGGTTATGTGTCTCATGCCGATTTGATAAAATATTATAATATGGCCGACCTCTATGTCCATACCTCCGAAGTCGAACTGGAGTCTCTTACCGTGCTTGAGGCTATTGCCTGCGGCCTTCCCGTACTTATCGGTGATTCAAAAATAAGCGCGGCGCAACAGTTCGCCCTCAATGACGCATTCATTTTTTCCAGTGGCAATTCCAGGGACCTGGCTGATCAGATTGACTACTGGTTTGAACACCGGAATGAGCTGGCAAAGGCTTCCAAAGATTACTTTGAGCTTTCCAAAAGGTACCGAATTGAAAAATCAATAGAAAAACTGGAATATGTCTATTATGAAGCACTTTCACAGGGCTCGGTTAATCGCAGCTGA